The Candidatus Abyssobacteria bacterium SURF_5 region TGGCCATTGCGTATTCTCTGTATCTGGGCAGGAGTGAGATTACCGATGAGGTTTTGCAGACGATCTACCGGTGTCAATTGTGCGGCATGTGCCAGGTGGCCTGCCACCTGGTCGGCGAAATCTGCGAGCCGCTCGAGATCGCGCGCGAGTTGCGGATCAAATGCGTCGAGGAAGGCGAGATACTGCCGGAGCACATGATGATGATCGACAGCTTGCGCAAAAACGACAACCCGCTCGGCGAACCGAAGGAGGGGCGCGGCGACTGGGCCGAGGGTCTTGGTCTCAAGAACATAAACAAGGAGAAAGCCGACGCTGTTTTCCATGCCGGCTGCCGCTTCAGTTATGATCCGGACCTGCGGCGCATCGTGCGCGGCGCCGCCCAACTGCTCCTGCAGGCGGGAGTAGATATTGGCATTGGCGGAAGCGAGGAGTCGTGCTGCGGCGGCAGAGCGTTTGACATCGGATATCGGGGTCAAATGGAAAACTATGCGGACGATATCATTTCGCGGCTGAAAAGCGCCAGCGCAACGAAGATTATAACTCCCTGCGCCGACTGTTACAGCGCGTTCAAGCACATGTATCCGATGATTCGGAAGGAAATGGACATCGAGATTCTGCATACGACGGAATATTTCGCGCGTTTGATACAGCAGGGGAAGCTTAAGCCGCGGGGAACGGATTTTCAGAGGGTGACATATCACGACCCATGTCATCTCGGGCGGCTTGGCGAGCCATACATACCGTGGGACGGCGAGTGGAAGAAAGTATGGGGGCAACTCAACGTGCCCGACCCGCCACGGCAAATTCGCCGCGGGATCGACGGCGTGTATGAGGCGCCGCGGGAAATATTGCGCAGCGTTCCGGGGCTCGAGCTGGTTGAAATGGAGCGAATCCGTGAATACAGTTGGTGCTGCGGAGCCGGTGGAGGCGTGCGGGAAGCTTTTGAAGATTTTTCCGAATGGACAGCGCTCGAACGAATTGAAGAGGCAAGAGACACCGGGGCGCAGGCGCTCGTGACGACATGCGGCTGGTGCGAGCGCAACTTCAGGGACGCTCTTGAAACAAGCGGCGCCGATTTTCCGATCCTGGACATAACGGAATTACTCATTGGAGATTGAAGATGGATCAACAGGCTTACAGAACATTTGAAAGCATTCTTGGAGCGGAGAACGTCTCGCAGGATCCGGGACTCCTCGACGCGTATACATATCAGTGGCTCGGAGAAATGATCGGCGATCACACCCGCTTCGGTCCGTTTCGGCCCATTTGTGTTGTTTTGCCTTCCAGCACGGAAGAGGTGCAGGCGATCATCAAAACGTGCAATCGCTTCAACCTCAAGTTCAAAGCGCATTCCACCGGATGGGGTCTCTACTGCAATCCTGGCGGCGACGGCGTCGTCATGCTCGACCTTCGGCGGATGAACCGTCTCATCGAAATCAATGAACGCGACATGTACGCCGTGGTCGAGCCGTACGTGATTTGGGCGCAGATCCAGGTGGAAGCCATGCGCCGCGGGCTCAACTGCGTCACGATCGGCGCTGGAAGCTGCACGTCCGCACTCGCCAACTGCACATCTCTCATGGGGACCGCGAACACAAATGTTTCGATGGGCTATAACGAGCGCAACATTCTCGGCGTGGAATGGGTTCTTCCCGACGGCGAAATCCTGCGACTCGGTTCACTCGGGTCCGGCGCCGGCTGGATCACGGGCGACGGCCCCGGCCCTTCGCTGCGCGGGATCATGCGCGGGACGTTCGGCGCGCTCGGCGGTCTCGGCGTCTTTACGAAATGCGCTATCCGACTCTACCAATGGGGCGGTCCCAGCGAGATGCCGAGCGAAAACATAATCAGCATCGAGGAACGACTCCTGAAATATCCCGAAAGAGCGGCTCTTGTCGCTCCGTACTTTGAAAACCGTGTCGATTTCGAAGAGGCGCTGGCCAGAATAGGCGAAGCGGAAATCGCCTACTCCATCGGACTGCTCGAGCGGGGCCTGCTCACGCTCGGACTCGGCCTCGACAACCTGCAATCGGCTGAAATGCGTGAAAACCTCGCGCCGTCTCTTCCCAAGTACATGTTCCCGGTTCTCATGGTGGCGAACAGCAAGAGCGAGTTGGATTATCAGGTGAAAGTCCTGGACAGGATCATTGAGGAAACGCGCGGCAAGCGCTTCGAACTGCTCGAGCAGGAACAGTTCCGGGACATTATCACCCTGTTTCTCATCAAAGGCGGCAGCGTTCCCGCAAAGGCGGTCTTCTCGCCGACCGGCGCGTTCAATCCGATCCTCTGCGGCTATTTCGGCACGCGGAAAACGCTGGTGAAGGCGATGGATGACGCCGAAGAGATCAAGCGCAAGTACGTAGAGTCGGGGCTGCTTGCCGACGATATGGCGGAGGGCGGCTGGAGTCCGCTCATCATCGATCATGGCCACATGGAATATTTCGAGCACGAAACGCTGTTTGATCCCGCCGTGCCGCAATCCACGATGGCGCTCATGATGCTGACCATGGAGACGAACCAGTCGCTCGCGGACAAGAAACTGATGATTCCGTTTGCGAGTCAGGTGAAAGTCGCTCGCGCGCAGGGAATGGCGGTCCATGATTCGATCGTGGAGCATCATAACTGCGATTATCGGGTATTGCAGAAGGGATTCAAGGCGGCCTTCGACCCGAACAACGCCGCCGACTCGTGCAATTATATCGAATCGCGTTAGCTCCTCAAGAGGGAGGGATGACCGAATGAATACCGAAGCCTTCAAGATGTTCAAAAGCATCGTCGGGGCGGAAAACGTTTCACAGGATCCCGCGGTTCTGGACAGCTACACGTACCAGTGGATGGGTGAGATGACCGGCGACACGACCCGCTTCGGGCCATACCGGCCCGTCTGCGTCGCCCTGCCGTCGTCCACGGAGGAGGTGCAGGCGATTGTGCGAGCCTGCAATCGCTTCGGCCTGAAGGTCAAAGCCTTCTCCACCGGATGGGGGCTGTATTCGGCCCCGGGCGGCGAAGGCGTTGTCCAGCTCGATCTGAGGCGAATGAACCGCCTCATCGAGATCAATGAGAGGGACATGTACGCGCTTGTCGAGCCGTATGTCATCTGGGCGCAGCTCCAGGCGGAAGCCATGCGAAAGGGGCTTAACTGCGTCACCATTGGCGCCGGAAGCTCGACGTCGGCTCTTGCCAACTGCACATCGGTCATGGGCGTCGCAAACAACAACGTCTCGATGGGGTACAACGAGCGCAATGTGCTGGGGGTCGAATGGGTCCTGCCGGACGGCGAAATCCTCAGACTCGGCGCGCCCGGCTCCGGAAACAGTTGGATTTCGGGCGATGGTCCCGGGCCATCGCTGCGCGGCGTCATGCGCGGCGCGTTCGGCGCGCTTGGCGGCATGGGCGTGTTCACCAAATGCGCCGTCCGCCTGTATCAATGGGGAGGTCCGGCGGAGCTTGAGAGCGTGAATATCCTTTCGATGGACGAGCGTATTGTGGATTATCCGGAGAACGTCAAGCTGATCGCGCCGTATTTCAACGACCGAACCAGTCTGGAGCAGGCGGTGGCGAAAATCGGTGAATCGGAAATCGCATATTCAGTTGGATTGCTCGAGCGCGGCCTGCTTACGCTCGGGTTGGGGAAAACGAACGCCGAATCGGCTGAGATGCGCGAAAACCTGCACCCGGTCATTCCGAAGCACATTTTTACGGTGCTCCTGGTCGCCAACAGCCGCAGTGAGCTGATGTTTCAAGCAAAGACGATCGACGCGATCCTGCAGGAGACCGGCGGAAAGCCGTTCGAGATGGTCGAGCAGGAGAACTTCCGCGATATCATCACGCTGCTGCTGGTCAAAGGCGGGAGCGTGCCTGCTCGCGGGGTGTTCTCGCCCACCGGCTCTTTCAGCCCGATCCTGTGCGGTTTCTTCGCGACCCGCGGCACGCTGGTCAAGGCGATGGACGATTCGGAGGAAATCAAGCGCAAGCATATCGAGTCGGGCCTTTTGGGGGATGACATGGGAGAAGGCGGCTGGGGGCCGCTCATTCTGGATCATGGGCATTCCGAGTATTTTGAAAATGAAACCCTGTTTGACCCGCAGGTCCCGGATTCGATTCAGGCGCTCGTGGATGTGACCACAGAGACAAATGAGTCCCTGGCGAAAAAGAAGCTGATCATCCCCTTCCTCAGCCAGGTGAAGGTTGCGCGGGCGCAAAAGAAGTCGGCGCACGATACGATCGCCCCGCACATGAACACCGATTATCGCCACCTGCAGCGAAAGTTCAAACAGGTGTTCGACCCGAACGATACCGCCGACTCATGCAATTACATTGACGCCGGGAAATGAAAAAGCGGGAATTTCAAGTGACTTTCCTGAAATTCCTCGATCACGTGCTGCTCCCGGCCGAAGATATCGATCAACGCGATAATGTTTCCTTCAACAGATACGACAAAACGCCGATTATGGATAAGTCACCGCAATCTTTGCGGGGGTTGATCTCAATGTCACTGTTCTAGTTTGACCGCGAAGCGGGCGCATTAGGCTCAGCATCTTTCAGAACTTTGATTTTGTTCGTGAATATTCGTTCAACAAGAACGCAGATATTGTTTTCCTCCTTGTCCGTTGCAGATTGAGGAACCAGAAAGAATCTTTCTGCTTTCGGATCATAATCCTTTATCGTGTACCCATCCATTTTTTCGCCGTCCTTGAACAGAACGCGGAGGTGATCCTTCTGCGCGAAGAAACTGGAGAACTTCATTTTGCGAGCGATCTCCTTGTCGAAATGCTTGACGAAGAAGACAGCCTTTAAATCGACGAAGGAGACGTACGTGGGTGTCCCGCCGGCTTCTTTCTCCGTCTGCAAGAGAAAACCTTTTTCCTCAATGTTCCACGTCAAAGGAATCCCATATTTAACGCTGCCGTCTTTATAATGAACCACCACTTGCTTTAAGGGGCTGTTGCAGTAAAGGAATTGAAATTCGCCTATCTGAATCACATCTCTGTCGGTAATTCTGGTTTCCTTTTTCAGGGGGGTTTTATTCAGATAAACAGTGTTGGCGCCGAGGCTTTTCAGGAGAAGGTGCGTGCCGCCCATCCTGCGAGCGATTTTCAATCTGGCATGGTGTTCATTCACGCTCTTGTGTCGAATTGAAATATCGGAAGATTTGTCACTCCCAATGGTTAGCCTTTTTCTTCTCGTTTTTTCGCTTATCTGTTTCAGGTCGATATATTCCAGTTGCAGGCTCTGGGGACATTCGAGGACGAGCAGCGTTCCTTCCGCCGGAACGAATTTTTTGTCCGAGAGCACTTTCGCGCCTCCCACCGTTCCCGTTATCAACACTGAAGCGAGCAGAATCAATAACCACTTCTTCCAGTGGAATGAGTGGTTAAGGACCGCAGCCCGAATCTGGAGGCCCAGCGGCTCCTTCGGTAGAATAAATTCAGGGCTGGAAGTCCTCAGGGTAAGCTCCCCGTTCCACTCTCTTCCATTCGAGAGGATGGTTTCCTTCTGGGCGAACGCTCTCACCACGGCTTCCGTCATGCCCTCTTTCCTTAGTCGAGAAATATCTATTTCAGCCCGACATTCAACGCCGGGCGGCAATTCGATTTTGGGAATGATATTTAGTTGGATATCTTCAAAGGGTTGCAGGCCCTCCAGCTTGAGTGCGAACTTTTCCTCGACCGTATCTCCGGCTCTCAAAGGGCCGAGCGATAACAGGAATGCTTTGCCCCATTCGTATGTGCCTGTTGCGGGATCGAGTCTGCCGATCAGTATCTTGATCGGCTTTTTCGCCCTCAGGAGGAAGTGCGAGGGATGAATGATGAGCAGAGAGCCTTCGGGAGGTATGAAATTCAGGACCCCCTGAATAGCGCCGTCCCATTTTCCCTCAATGGCAATTTCCATATCGATCCTGATTTCGTTCTTCGGGCAGATGATCTCGTTTGGGCTAACCTGCAGCGTGATATGCCGACTGAGCGGATCATCAATGAGCATGCCTTCGATCTGGATCCTCTGCCCAGCCGGCTTTCCTCGAACCGGCTTGAGGAGCAGTGGGATAGTTGTCTTAAGAGGCAAGCATGCGGTACCCAATTCCAGGGTGGACTCCTCCGCCATGGAGACGTCATGCCTGATCTTCACCTCCGAGATCCCTCCCTGCAGCTTTCCGCCGAGCTTGATCGTCCCCCCGCGACAGGTTTTCACGAAATCGAATAATCCTGCATCGGGTTTTCCCTTCAGAGCCACGTACGTAATGAACCACTGCGTGCCCGGTGCAAAGCTCGGGCTGAACTGCTTCAGTATGGAGTCGTAGGTTATAAGCGATTCATCCTCGATGCTTTCTGGCGGATGATTTACTCCATCACTCATCAATACAAGGATCGATTCGCTCGAGGGGTTCATCAGGTGCAACTGATAAAGCTCCTCAATTCCTTTTTTCAAGCCGCATGGAAGATATGTGAAGTCATCCGGACAACTGAGACTATCGCAGAACTCGAGTATCTGCGTGAAATCATTGAAGTCATCTATTGTTTTTCGGTAGTGCAGTTTCGCGCTGTTGCCAAAGGTAACAAGTGAGACCGAATCACCGACAGACGATTCCTGTACGTAATCCTTTAGCGCCTTCTTCAAATCATCAATGATGTCGTACATGCTATTGGAGACGTCGATCACAAAGACGACATTCTTTGTAGAAGCTTCTTCCTCGGGTTCTATGTGCCGCTCGACAGAGGCAAACACTTGTGAGGACGACAGCAAGAGAATTGCCATCGCGAACGGAATAAGCCCTGCAGAACAAGTGACACTGACGGAAAAAAGACGACGGCTTCTCATGGACATGGTTATATCTCGATTCCCTTGCCCGCCATCCCTGAAAGAGGCTTCGCCATCCTTACGAGATGGGCATCCGAAACGTGTCTTTGATGTTGCGGTGATGCGGTAAGACAGGATGGGGCAATTTCCGCATCAGCAGTAATGGGGTGCTGCGTGCAAAACAAGAATCCCGCGTATGCTTATCGAAGCACACATAAGTCTATAAAACTTGTGAATTATTGT contains the following coding sequences:
- a CDS encoding (Fe-S)-binding protein; this translates as MALQEYEKSMNYCIRCSHCKWTPFNKIKSKRYSGNCPAISRYNFHSYAGGGRVAIAYSLYLGRSEITDEVLQTIYRCQLCGMCQVACHLVGEICEPLEIARELRIKCVEEGEILPEHMMMIDSLRKNDNPLGEPKEGRGDWAEGLGLKNINKEKADAVFHAGCRFSYDPDLRRIVRGAAQLLLQAGVDIGIGGSEESCCGGRAFDIGYRGQMENYADDIISRLKSASATKIITPCADCYSAFKHMYPMIRKEMDIEILHTTEYFARLIQQGKLKPRGTDFQRVTYHDPCHLGRLGEPYIPWDGEWKKVWGQLNVPDPPRQIRRGIDGVYEAPREILRSVPGLELVEMERIREYSWCCGAGGGVREAFEDFSEWTALERIEEARDTGAQALVTTCGWCERNFRDALETSGADFPILDITELLIGD
- a CDS encoding FAD-binding oxidoreductase, with the translated sequence MDQQAYRTFESILGAENVSQDPGLLDAYTYQWLGEMIGDHTRFGPFRPICVVLPSSTEEVQAIIKTCNRFNLKFKAHSTGWGLYCNPGGDGVVMLDLRRMNRLIEINERDMYAVVEPYVIWAQIQVEAMRRGLNCVTIGAGSCTSALANCTSLMGTANTNVSMGYNERNILGVEWVLPDGEILRLGSLGSGAGWITGDGPGPSLRGIMRGTFGALGGLGVFTKCAIRLYQWGGPSEMPSENIISIEERLLKYPERAALVAPYFENRVDFEEALARIGEAEIAYSIGLLERGLLTLGLGLDNLQSAEMRENLAPSLPKYMFPVLMVANSKSELDYQVKVLDRIIEETRGKRFELLEQEQFRDIITLFLIKGGSVPAKAVFSPTGAFNPILCGYFGTRKTLVKAMDDAEEIKRKYVESGLLADDMAEGGWSPLIIDHGHMEYFEHETLFDPAVPQSTMALMMLTMETNQSLADKKLMIPFASQVKVARAQGMAVHDSIVEHHNCDYRVLQKGFKAAFDPNNAADSCNYIESR
- a CDS encoding FAD-binding oxidoreductase; the encoded protein is MIRSWSIITAIIGYCRRDSRRPSTRTTPPTRAIISNRVSSSRGRDDRMNTEAFKMFKSIVGAENVSQDPAVLDSYTYQWMGEMTGDTTRFGPYRPVCVALPSSTEEVQAIVRACNRFGLKVKAFSTGWGLYSAPGGEGVVQLDLRRMNRLIEINERDMYALVEPYVIWAQLQAEAMRKGLNCVTIGAGSSTSALANCTSVMGVANNNVSMGYNERNVLGVEWVLPDGEILRLGAPGSGNSWISGDGPGPSLRGVMRGAFGALGGMGVFTKCAVRLYQWGGPAELESVNILSMDERIVDYPENVKLIAPYFNDRTSLEQAVAKIGESEIAYSVGLLERGLLTLGLGKTNAESAEMRENLHPVIPKHIFTVLLVANSRSELMFQAKTIDAILQETGGKPFEMVEQENFRDIITLLLVKGGSVPARGVFSPTGSFSPILCGFFATRGTLVKAMDDSEEIKRKHIESGLLGDDMGEGGWGPLILDHGHSEYFENETLFDPQVPDSIQALVDVTTETNESLAKKKLIIPFLSQVKVARAQKKSAHDTIAPHMNTDYRHLQRKFKQVFDPNDTADSCNYIDAGK
- a CDS encoding VWA domain-containing protein; translated protein: MSMRSRRLFSVSVTCSAGLIPFAMAILLLSSSQVFASVERHIEPEEEASTKNVVFVIDVSNSMYDIIDDLKKALKDYVQESSVGDSVSLVTFGNSAKLHYRKTIDDFNDFTQILEFCDSLSCPDDFTYLPCGLKKGIEELYQLHLMNPSSESILVLMSDGVNHPPESIEDESLITYDSILKQFSPSFAPGTQWFITYVALKGKPDAGLFDFVKTCRGGTIKLGGKLQGGISEVKIRHDVSMAEESTLELGTACLPLKTTIPLLLKPVRGKPAGQRIQIEGMLIDDPLSRHITLQVSPNEIICPKNEIRIDMEIAIEGKWDGAIQGVLNFIPPEGSLLIIHPSHFLLRAKKPIKILIGRLDPATGTYEWGKAFLLSLGPLRAGDTVEEKFALKLEGLQPFEDIQLNIIPKIELPPGVECRAEIDISRLRKEGMTEAVVRAFAQKETILSNGREWNGELTLRTSSPEFILPKEPLGLQIRAAVLNHSFHWKKWLLILLASVLITGTVGGAKVLSDKKFVPAEGTLLVLECPQSLQLEYIDLKQISEKTRRKRLTIGSDKSSDISIRHKSVNEHHARLKIARRMGGTHLLLKSLGANTVYLNKTPLKKETRITDRDVIQIGEFQFLYCNSPLKQVVVHYKDGSVKYGIPLTWNIEEKGFLLQTEKEAGGTPTYVSFVDLKAVFFVKHFDKEIARKMKFSSFFAQKDHLRVLFKDGEKMDGYTIKDYDPKAERFFLVPQSATDKEENNICVLVERIFTNKIKVLKDAEPNAPASRSN